From Flavobacterium arcticum, the proteins below share one genomic window:
- the bshB1 gene encoding bacillithiol biosynthesis deacetylase BshB1 produces the protein MKLDILAFGAHPDDVELSCGATIAKEISLGKKVGIVDLTRGELGTRGTAEIRDEEAANASKILGASVRENLRFRDGFFTNDEQHQLEVIKMIRKYQPDIVICNAVDDRHIDHGKGSKLVSDACFLSGLRKIETTIEGQEQQAWRPKVVYHYIQWKNLVPDFVVDVTGFIDIKVASLMAYKSQFYDPNSDEPVTPIATKNFKESIYYRAQDLGRLINTEYAEGYTVERYLAVNSLGDLV, from the coding sequence ATGAAACTAGATATACTTGCCTTTGGCGCACACCCCGACGATGTAGAGTTGAGCTGTGGTGCTACGATAGCCAAAGAAATCTCATTAGGTAAAAAAGTAGGAATTGTAGATCTTACCCGTGGAGAGCTTGGAACACGAGGTACTGCCGAGATTAGAGATGAAGAAGCTGCTAACGCTTCAAAGATATTAGGAGCATCTGTTAGAGAAAACCTACGCTTTCGCGATGGATTTTTTACTAATGATGAACAGCACCAGCTTGAAGTTATAAAAATGATACGCAAGTACCAGCCCGATATTGTAATATGCAATGCAGTTGATGACAGGCATATCGATCACGGTAAAGGCAGTAAGTTAGTATCTGACGCTTGTTTCCTTTCAGGACTACGCAAAATAGAGACAACTATAGAAGGGCAGGAGCAACAGGCTTGGCGACCTAAAGTAGTATACCATTATATACAATGGAAAAACCTTGTTCCCGATTTCGTTGTTGATGTTACAGGGTTTATAGATATTAAAGTCGCATCTTTAATGGCATATAAGTCGCAGTTTTATGATCCAAATAGTGATGAGCCTGTTACACCTATAGCAACCAAGAACTTTAAAGAAAGCATATATTATCGAGCGCAAGATCTCGGTAGGCTAATTAATACCGAATATGCCGAAGGTTATACAGTAGAAAGATATTTGGCAGTGAACAGTTTAGGAGATTTAGTGTAA
- a CDS encoding isochorismate synthase: MTDTDIFLKIKSHLKEKKPFVVYCKPGLDSVTGIFQKEATQYYLDTFTDVGFVFAPFSGDKKVFIPAKVSDVFTAKISIENLVATKVDEAPAINEEAKANFENLVSKSIKAIKTGVFNKLVTSRTEIVSESEIDIIEVYQRLLHTYPNAFRYCIYTPDTGLWTGATPEQLLKVDNKTLNTVALAGTQLYIEGEEVVWENKEKEEQQIVTDYIMSSLQEYSDTITTTPPYTFRAGNIVHIKTDVTAELKNNNALEDVINKLHPTPAVCGMPKAEAMQFILENEGYNREYYSGYLGEMHHDFTAGSNNHTNLFVNLRCMKVVDNEAHLYIGCGITKDSNPEKEFFETVNKSMTMRKVI, encoded by the coding sequence ATGACTGATACAGATATTTTTTTAAAAATAAAATCACATCTTAAGGAAAAGAAACCCTTCGTGGTATACTGTAAGCCAGGTTTAGATAGTGTAACGGGGATTTTTCAAAAAGAAGCAACACAATATTATTTAGATACTTTTACCGATGTAGGTTTTGTTTTTGCTCCATTTAGTGGAGATAAAAAAGTATTCATCCCCGCAAAGGTTTCCGATGTGTTTACAGCCAAAATAAGTATAGAGAATTTGGTAGCTACTAAAGTAGATGAAGCACCAGCTATTAACGAAGAAGCAAAAGCAAATTTTGAAAATCTTGTATCCAAAAGTATTAAAGCGATTAAAACAGGAGTATTTAATAAACTGGTTACTTCTCGTACCGAAATAGTTTCAGAGTCTGAAATTGATATTATAGAAGTATATCAACGTTTGTTACATACATACCCTAATGCTTTTAGATATTGTATTTATACCCCTGATACAGGATTATGGACAGGAGCTACACCTGAACAACTGTTAAAAGTAGATAATAAAACCTTAAATACAGTAGCCTTAGCAGGTACTCAACTATATATAGAAGGAGAAGAGGTAGTTTGGGAAAACAAGGAAAAAGAAGAACAGCAAATTGTTACTGACTATATAATGAGTTCGCTACAAGAATATAGTGATACTATTACCACTACACCACCTTATACTTTTAGAGCAGGAAATATAGTACATATAAAAACCGATGTTACAGCCGAGTTAAAAAATAACAATGCTTTGGAGGATGTAATAAATAAATTGCACCCTACACCAGCAGTATGTGGTATGCCCAAAGCAGAAGCAATGCAATTTATATTAGAAAACGAAGGTTATAATCGTGAATACTACTCAGGATATTTAGGCGAGATGCATCACGATTTTACAGCAGGTAGTAATAACCATACAAACCTATTTGTAAATTTACGCTGTATGAAAGTAGTTGATAACGAAGCACACCTATATATAGGTTGTGGTATAACGAAAGATAGTAATCCTGAAAAGGAATTTTTTGAAACAGTAAATAAAAGCATGACAATGCGTAAGGTTATTTAA
- a CDS encoding hotdog fold thioesterase has product MPFDKEKALEMCNRFSDNTLMLTLEIVYTDAGEGFLEAKMPVNSRVHQPMGLLHGGATVALAESVGSAASLLFVNPELQEVRGIEISANHLRSKREGVVTGTARIVHKGRSLHLWEVKVTDEEGRLISLCKITNMVLPKKR; this is encoded by the coding sequence ATGCCATTTGATAAAGAAAAAGCACTCGAAATGTGCAATCGTTTTTCTGACAACACCTTAATGCTAACTCTCGAAATTGTTTATACTGATGCTGGCGAAGGTTTTCTAGAAGCTAAAATGCCTGTTAACTCACGTGTACACCAGCCTATGGGATTATTACATGGTGGGGCAACGGTAGCATTAGCAGAAAGTGTAGGGAGTGCAGCGTCGTTATTATTTGTAAACCCAGAGCTGCAAGAGGTAAGAGGTATAGAAATATCGGCAAACCACTTAAGAAGTAAGCGAGAAGGAGTGGTGACTGGTACTGCAAGAATAGTACATAAAGGTAGAAGCCTACACTTGTGGGAAGTAAAAGTAACAGATGAAGAAGGCAGGTTAATATCGCTTTGTAAAATAACCAATATGGTATTACCTAAAAAGCGATAA